Proteins from a genomic interval of Vespula pensylvanica isolate Volc-1 chromosome 22, ASM1446617v1, whole genome shotgun sequence:
- the LOC122636515 gene encoding venom serine protease-like isoform X2, with amino-acid sequence MKQDKFIPLFCVLLSIIESKNIVHPDCDYTQKLEPEVNYYIYNPGYPNYYLGKHNCRWSVTSNTRIKLNCTVFNVPSNSNCSLDFMKIKVDDGIEYVLCRLNSFPVESLTSKMSIEFHSKRNTYGGKFQCNVKTIEEECRCGWTNPSRIVGGVETGINEYPMMAGIVNFKKSFFYCGATIITTQHVLTAAHCVVRYIKNFSILGVIVGKHNIWPDNDTKATQLYLIDDIIIHPNYKLKLNDLAVIKLQKRLKYSMRIGPACLPFYYMQQNFTGAVVTAVGWGRTNFYGVKSQVLRKVDLHVVSTKKCLKYHFLATRKQLCTFDMGKDACQFDSGGPILWQNPKSKRIFLLGVINYGRTCADEAPGVNLRVTSYLDFITRSTPGEIYCQAY; translated from the exons ATGAAGCAGG ACAAGTTCATTCCATTATTTTGCGTACTACTAAGCATCATAGAATCGAAAAACATCGTTCATCCCGATTGTGACTACACGCAAAAATTAGAACCAgaagttaattattatatatataatcctgGTTATCCTAATTATTATCTGGGAAAACATAATTGTCGGTGGAGTGTTACGAGCAATACCcgaattaaattgaattgcACAGTTTTTAATGTTCCTTCG AATTCAAATTGTTCATTGGATTTTATGAAGATCAAAGTCGACGATGGCATCGAATACGTTCTCTGTAGATTGAATTCTTTTCCAGTGGAATCGCTAACATCGAAAATGAGTATAGAATTCCATTCGAAACGTAATACATATGGTGGCAAATTTCAATGTAACGTCAAAACTATCGAAGAGGAATGTAGATGTGGTTGGACGAATCCG TCGAGAATCGTTGGTGGGGTTGAAACaggaataaatgaatatcCTATGATGGCTGGtattgtaaattttaaaaaaagttttttttattgtggTGCTACTATAATAACTACGCAACATGTATTGACGGCAGCTCATTGTGttgtaagatatataaaaaatttctctatcTTAGGAGTCATTGTTGGGAAACATAATATATGGCCAG ATAACGATACAAAGGCAACTCAACTTTACCTTATCGATGATATAATCATACATCCAAATTATaagttaaaattaaacgatttgGCGGTTATTAAATTgcagaaaagattaaaatattccaTGAGAATTGGTCCAGCTTGCCTTCCGTTCTATTATATGCAGCAAAACTTTACGGGCGCTGTTGTTACAGCTGTAG gTTGGGGTCGTACGAATTTTTATGGTGTTAAGTCTCAAGTTTTGAGAAAAGTCGATTTGCATGTAGTTTCAACGAAGAAATGTCTCAAGTATCACTTTCTGGCTACACGTAAGCAACTTTGTACATTTGATATGGGAAAGGATGCTTGCCAG TTCGACAGTGGTGGTCCAATTTTATGGCAAAATCCAAAAAGCAAACGTATTTTCCTTCTTGGAGTCATCAATTATGGAAGAACATGCGCCGATGAAGCTCCTGGTGTTAACTTGCGAGTCACTAgttatttagattttattacAAGGTCAACACCAG GAGAAATATATTGTCAGgcgtattaa
- the LOC122636515 gene encoding venom serine protease-like isoform X1: MSCFLFFYIKMFFIDKFIPLFCVLLSIIESKNIVHPDCDYTQKLEPEVNYYIYNPGYPNYYLGKHNCRWSVTSNTRIKLNCTVFNVPSNSNCSLDFMKIKVDDGIEYVLCRLNSFPVESLTSKMSIEFHSKRNTYGGKFQCNVKTIEEECRCGWTNPSRIVGGVETGINEYPMMAGIVNFKKSFFYCGATIITTQHVLTAAHCVVRYIKNFSILGVIVGKHNIWPDNDTKATQLYLIDDIIIHPNYKLKLNDLAVIKLQKRLKYSMRIGPACLPFYYMQQNFTGAVVTAVGWGRTNFYGVKSQVLRKVDLHVVSTKKCLKYHFLATRKQLCTFDMGKDACQFDSGGPILWQNPKSKRIFLLGVINYGRTCADEAPGVNLRVTSYLDFITRSTPGEIYCQAY, translated from the exons atgtcttgttttttatttttttatataaaaatgttctttataGACAAGTTCATTCCATTATTTTGCGTACTACTAAGCATCATAGAATCGAAAAACATCGTTCATCCCGATTGTGACTACACGCAAAAATTAGAACCAgaagttaattattatatatataatcctgGTTATCCTAATTATTATCTGGGAAAACATAATTGTCGGTGGAGTGTTACGAGCAATACCcgaattaaattgaattgcACAGTTTTTAATGTTCCTTCG AATTCAAATTGTTCATTGGATTTTATGAAGATCAAAGTCGACGATGGCATCGAATACGTTCTCTGTAGATTGAATTCTTTTCCAGTGGAATCGCTAACATCGAAAATGAGTATAGAATTCCATTCGAAACGTAATACATATGGTGGCAAATTTCAATGTAACGTCAAAACTATCGAAGAGGAATGTAGATGTGGTTGGACGAATCCG TCGAGAATCGTTGGTGGGGTTGAAACaggaataaatgaatatcCTATGATGGCTGGtattgtaaattttaaaaaaagttttttttattgtggTGCTACTATAATAACTACGCAACATGTATTGACGGCAGCTCATTGTGttgtaagatatataaaaaatttctctatcTTAGGAGTCATTGTTGGGAAACATAATATATGGCCAG ATAACGATACAAAGGCAACTCAACTTTACCTTATCGATGATATAATCATACATCCAAATTATaagttaaaattaaacgatttgGCGGTTATTAAATTgcagaaaagattaaaatattccaTGAGAATTGGTCCAGCTTGCCTTCCGTTCTATTATATGCAGCAAAACTTTACGGGCGCTGTTGTTACAGCTGTAG gTTGGGGTCGTACGAATTTTTATGGTGTTAAGTCTCAAGTTTTGAGAAAAGTCGATTTGCATGTAGTTTCAACGAAGAAATGTCTCAAGTATCACTTTCTGGCTACACGTAAGCAACTTTGTACATTTGATATGGGAAAGGATGCTTGCCAG TTCGACAGTGGTGGTCCAATTTTATGGCAAAATCCAAAAAGCAAACGTATTTTCCTTCTTGGAGTCATCAATTATGGAAGAACATGCGCCGATGAAGCTCCTGGTGTTAACTTGCGAGTCACTAgttatttagattttattacAAGGTCAACACCAG GAGAAATATATTGTCAGgcgtattaa